In a genomic window of Glycine max cultivar Williams 82 chromosome 13, Glycine_max_v4.0, whole genome shotgun sequence:
- the LOC100809183 gene encoding lysM domain receptor-like kinase 3 gives MCKTKMATNAASPTRTPRSQQRPTQSPRTPSSRPTLRPTSFSNNPSTSYSGSTGYRLSSDTSISSFSSITSLRDTLPENPHIYDFSEICAATNNFLSKRHSSSTPCWRCTLRGADVIVFQRKFRGKLQTNQLQQLLSVVCRSHHVSIIKLLGASVSGDHIYLVYDFVSNGATLSDCLRNKNNAHFTVLSTWMSRIQVATDLAHGLDYIHNKTGLNINFVHNHIKSSGIIVTEPSFNARVCHFGAAQLCGEVELQNQKLGEISEIEEKITSSPARSKKFEGVRGYIAPEFPASGVATQKSDIYAFGVVMLELLSGEEPLKFKCDEKTREFVRMSVIDAARAAVDGDEGSVEGKLRRWVDRRLKDSFPVDVAEKLTRVALECVHVDPDKRPNMGRVAGKISKFYLTSRIWSDSIKMPDITVTLGPR, from the coding sequence ATGTGCAAGACAAAGATGGCAACCAACGCGGCCAGTCCCACTCGCACTCCACGCTCCCAACAACGCCCCACCCAAAGCCCAAGGACACCCTCGTCAAGGCCCACGCTCAGGCCCACCTCTTTCTCCAACAATCCCTCCACCTCCTACAGCGGCTCCACCGGTTACCGCCTCTCCTCTGACACCTCCATCTCAAGCTTCTCCTCCATCACCTCCCTCCGCGACACGCTCCCCGAAAACCCCCACATCTACGACTTCTCCGAAATCTGTGCCGCCACCAACAACTTCCTCTCCAAACGCCACTCCTCCTCCACCCCTTGCTGGCGCTGCACCCTCCGTGGCGCCGACGTCATTGTCTTCCAGCGCAAGTTTCGCGGCAAACTCCAAACCAACCAGCTCCAGCAACTCCTCTCCGTCGTCTGCCGCAGCCACCACGTCAGCATCATCAAACTCCTTGGTGCCTCCGTCTCCGGTGACCACATCTACCTTGTCTACGACTTCGTCAGCAACGGCGCCACCCTCTCCGACTGCCTCCGCAACAAAAACAACGCGCACTTCACCGTTCTCTCCACGTGGATGTCGCGAATACAGGTCGCCACGGATCTCGCTCACGGCCTCGATTACATTCACAACAAAACCGGTTTGAACATCAATTTCGTCCATAACCATATCAAGAGCAGCGGAATCATCGTCACCGAGCCTTCCTTCAATGCTAGGGTTTGCCACTTCGGCGCCGCGCAGCTCTGCGGCGAAGTCGAACTCCAGAACCAGAAATTAGGCGAAATTAGTGAAATCGAGGAAAAAATAACATCATCGCCGGCGAGATCCAAGAAGTTCGAGGGCGTGCGGGGGTACATTGCGCCAGAATTTCCAGCCTCCGGCGTTGCGACTCAGAAGTCTGATATATACGCTTTCGGAGTGGTGATGTTGGAGCTTTTGTCCGGGGAAGAGCCGTTGAAGTTCAAGTGTGACGAGAAAACGCGCGAATTTGTGAGGATGTCGGTGATTGATGCGGCGAGGGCCGCCGTGGACGGCGACGAGGGTAGCGTGGAGGGGAAGCTGAGGAGGTGGGTGGATCGGAGACTGAAAGATTCTTTTCCTGTCGACGTTGCTGAGAAGTTGACACGTGTCGCGCTGGAGTGCGTACACGTGGATCCAGATAAGAGACCGAACATGGGACGCGTGGCTGGAAAGATCTCAAAGTTTTATTTGACGTCGAGGATCTGGTCAGATAGTATTAAGATGCCTGATATTACTGTTACGTTGGGACCTCGATGA